In a genomic window of Phaeodactylum tricornutum CCAP 1055/1 chromosome 6, whole genome shotgun sequence:
- a CDS encoding predicted protein → MHKHRHIAHSIDSMRLLHRQRSVSGSLLCVLLVFLSAVSKCQCFSTHSSSRRDSLQLPLQSTMPLKVAAAPILEASPLVIEPTNPKVGVLLLNLGGPETGDDVEGFLYNLFADPDIIRLPGPLAPLQNLIALFISKRRAPKSRAAYESIGGGSPILKYSNAQADLLCQSLQRRYGMDVKAYIGMRYWHPFTEEALDQIQNDRIEALVILPLYPQFSISTSGSSLRVLQEEFSKHSEKYSKMMHTVVPSWYDRPGYVKAMADLLKKELDSFTDAQIAEAKQTSPDQKPLHVLFSAHGVPQSYIEAGDPYQRQIQECVAKISAELPYENVQVHLSYQSRVGPIEWLRPYTDDVLPELGASGVRNLVVVPISFVSEHIETLEEIDIEYRELAEESGISNWRRCPALNTDATFIDDMADLVVDALAEPAQSVTEACVANMVGDVELQPLDERLGINTGGVQGVGAEGLLYQAKLQEKERVNARVAMMGVLITLMVELATGKPFTQMLSSLSGK, encoded by the exons ATGCACAAACACAGACACATAGCACATAGCATTGACAGTATGAGACTATTGCACCGACAACGGAGTGTTTCTGGAAGCCTCCTTTGCGTTCTGctcgtttttctttcggCAGTTTCCAAATGTCAATGTTTCTCCACGCATAGTTCGAGTAGACGAGACTCTTTGCAATTGCCTTTGCAatcaacaatgccactgAAAGTCGCTGCCGCTCCCATATTGGAAGCGTCTCCGCTAGTAATAGAGCCAACGAATCCCAAGGTGGGGGTACTACTACTGAATCTCGGTGGACCCGAGACCGGAGATGATGTCGAAG GTTTTCTGTACAACCTCTTTGCCGACCCTGATATTATTCGACTGCCGGGGCCGTTGGCACCGTTGCAAAACTTGATTGCCTTGTTCATTTCCAAACGAAGAGCTCCCAAAAGTAGAGCCGCCTACGAATCCATCGGAGGAGGCTCCCCGATTCTCAAATACAGTAACGCCCAAGCCGATTTACTGTGCCAGAGTTTGCAGCGTCGGTACGGTATGGACGTCAAAGCCTACATAGGCATGCGCTATTGGCATCCTTTTACGGAAGAAGCACTGGACCAAATTCAAAACGATAGAATCGAAGCTTTAGTGATACTGCCTCTCTACCCACAATTTAGCATTTCCACCTCCGGAAGCTCCTTGCGTGTGCTACAGGAAGAATTTTCGAAGCATTCCGAGAAGTACAGCAAAATGATGCACACCGTGGTCCCTTCTTGGTACGACCGTCCCGGTTACGTCAAAGCCATGGCAGATCTGTTGAAAAAGGAACTCGACAGCTTTACTGATGCACAAATCGCTGAAGCGAAGCAAACCTCACCCGATCAAAAGCCCCTACACGTGCTTTTCTCGGCCCACGGCGTACCGCAAAGTTACATTGAAGCCGGCGATCCGTACCAACGTCAAATCCAGGAATGTGTCGCTAAGATTAGTGCTGAACTACCCTACGAAAATGTACAAGTCCACCTTTCGTACCAATCGCGCGTTGGTCCGATCGAATGGTTGAGACCGTACACGGACGATGTCCTGCCCGAACTGGGCGCCTCGGGTGTCCGTAATCTTGTGGTTGTTCCAATTAGTTTTGTATCCGAACACATCGAAACcctggaagaaattgataTCGAATATCGCGAGTTGGCAGAAGAATCAGGCATATCCAATTGGCGACGGTGCCCCGCACTCAATACGGATGCCACCTTTATTGATGATATGGCTGATTTGGTCGTGGACGCTTTAGCGGAACCGGCTCAGTCCGTAACTGAAGCCTGTGTCGCGAACATGGTGGGCGACGTGGAATTGCAGCCTTTGGACGAGCGGTTGGGTATCAATACCGGTGGTGTTCAAGGGGTTGGTGCCGAAGGACTCTTGTACCAAGCCAAATTGCAAGAGAAGGAACGAGTGAATGCTCGGGTAGCCATGATGGGAGTGCTGATTACGCTGATGGTAGAATTGGCGACGGGCAAGCCATTCACCCAAATGCTGTCGAGTCTATCGGGAAAGTAA
- a CDS encoding predicted protein produces MIYAASCSALCATRNVLLQISSGIKHLHHLRIVHRDLKPANILLADAKVGKRKRSVMALRLPSDASVRSDGSSALNESYPDISSLDVNPNARTSRSVDIFSLGCIFYSMLIPGSHPFGEWYEREANIMHNRPNTRALKELSVDAHDLVQRMIQRIPSSRPTAKQVCEHHFFWNAQRRLLFLCDFSDRLETEGMMGEESSSPFLTKMLAIESNASSVVGTAWDSTLDSELVNNVQRFRTYDPSSIRDLLRLIRNKHHHFDELPERLRLEMGSNTDGLMNYFDRKFPKLLAHCFNICRSLFPLNDSFAMKYDVT; encoded by the exons ATGATATACGCGGCTTCATGCTCAGCATTGTGTGCAACGCGGAACGTGCTGCTACAAATTTCGTCAGGGATCAAGCATTTACACCACTTACGCATTGTGCATCGAGACCTGAAGCCTGCCAATATCTTGCTTGCGGATGCGAAAGTAGGGAAACGCAAACGCAGCG TAATGGCGCTGCGACTACCATCTGATGCAAGCGTCCGTTCGGACGGGAGCAGTGCGCTAAACGAATCATACCCAGatatttcttctttggatgtGAACCCAAACGCGCGAACCAGTCGGTCCGTCGATATTTTTTCTTTGGGTTGCATCTTTTATTCTATGCTGATTCCTGGCTCGCATCCATTCGGAGAATGGTACGAGCGCGAAGCAAATATTATGCACAACCGGCCAAATACACGGGCATTGAAGGAACTGTCTGTTGATGCGCACGATCTCGTCCAGCGTATGATCCAGAGAATTCCAAGTTCACGTCCGACGGCGAAACAGGTTTGCGAGCACCACTTCTTTTGGAACGCCCAACGGCGGCTTTTGTTTCTGTGCGATTTTTCAGATCGACTAGAAACCGAAGGCATGATGGGAGAGGAATCTTCATCTCCCTTCCTTACGAAAATGTTGGCGATCGAAAGCAACGCTTCTAGCGTGGTCGGTACGGCCTGGGATAGTACGCTTGATTCCGAGTTGGTGAACAACGTCCAACGCTTTCGCACGTACGATCCGTCATCGATTAGAGACCTATTGAGGCTGATCCGCAACAAGCACCATCATTTCGATGAGCTTCCAGAGCGTTTGAGGCTCGAAATGGGATCAAACACGGATGGCTTAATGAACTATTTTGATCGCAAGTTTCCAAAACTCTTGGCACATTGTTTTAATATTTGCAGGAGTCTGTTCCCATTAAATGACTCATTTGCAATGAAATATGATGTAACG
- a CDS encoding predicted protein has translation MNSELSATAMKILQILPFSTSFLESQASDLSNVVNQVTEFYSSSLKYGDYGLATLAFIAAIVTVPLAFVNHHYSDSVGYGYSIFFQGLFLLASFSSEPTWLGNALVIALILYGFRLGSYMLVREWSGYKPWLDKDPVLKTGRLWWSSLLAVMFAMMTSPVLYSLRNPPGPKLQPSLCVAWIGTTIAWIGLVLETVADYQKFRIKLQYQENEKNDDSPRQIFHGPVAGVYRLCRHPNYAGELLFWIGIWTAGLPSFANSMSAWLWATTGLCAVSSVILFVATPHVERQQAQKYSGQFLYENWKREVPSAVFPCGSWRLPSREPERDIGSFYQ, from the exons ATGAATAGTGAGCTTTCTGCTACAGCTATGAAAATTCTGCAGATATTGCCGTTCTCCACatcttttttggaaagccAAGCATCGGACCTGAGCAATGTAGTGAACCAGGTCACCGAATTCTATTCGTCTTCTTTGAAATATGGTGACTACGGGTTGGCTACACTGGCATTTATTGCGGCCATCGTAACAGTGCCGTTGGCCTTCGTCAACCATCACTATTCTGACTCG GTCGGCTACGGTTACAGTATATTCTTTCAGGggctctttttgcttgcttCGTTTTCCTCGGAGCCCACTTGGCTTGGCAACGCCTTGGTCATCGCCCTCATCCTGTACGGGTTTCGGCTTGGTTCTTACATGCTGGTGCGCGAATGGTCTGGCTATAAACCTTGGTTGGACAAAGATCCTGTTTTAAAGACCGGACGTTTGTGGTGGTCTTCCCTGCTGGCGGTTATGTTTGCAATGATGACAAGTCCGGTTCTGTACTCTCTACGAAATCCACCAGGACCGAAGCTCCAGCCGTCACTGTGCGTGGCATGGATAGGTACCACGATAGCTTGGATAGGACTTGTTTTAGAAACGGTAGCGGATTATCAAAAGTTTCGGATCAAACTACAATATCAAGAGAAcgagaaaaacgacgacTCTCCTCGTCAAATTTTCCATGGTCCTGTAGCCGGAGTATACCGGCTTTGTCGACATCCAAACTATGCGGGAGAACTACTATTCTGGATAGGTATCTGGACAGCGGGCTTACCCTCGTTTGCGAACTCCATGTCGGCATGGTTGTGGGCCACTACGGGCCTCTGTGCGGTAAGCAGTGTGATTTTATTCGTGGCGACGCCTCACGTCGAACGGCAACAAGCGCAAAAATATTCCGGACAATTTCTATACGAGAACTGGAAACGTGAGGTCCCATCCGCCGTATTTCCGTGCGGCTCGTGGAGACTACCCTCGAGAGAACCGGAACGAGATATTGGTAGTTTCTACCAGTAA
- a CDS encoding predicted protein, with the protein MSKQKWFPLESNPSLMNEYVAKLGFNTDLYEFVDVFSTEDWALQMIPQPVVAVLMLYPLTEKQESFYGQDNLAPQDMDKVWFTKQRIGNACGTIGLLHTLLNVPEPLRIFPSDSWLHGFLEDCPNPLDPVRKAEILERDAKIAKLHDQATSAENNQTDRGNLDDQLVTHFVALVNVNDQLYELDGRKEAPVAHGPTTSATLLADACKVVQTFMQRDPDEVRFTILALAPKQE; encoded by the coding sequence ATGTCGAAGCAAAAATGGTTTCCCCTGGAATCAAACCCTTCCTTGATGAACGAATACGTAGCCAAGCTCGGATTCAACACGGATCTTTACGAGTTCGTTGACGTTTTTTCTACCGAAGACTGGGCCTTACAGATGATACCACAACCGGTCGTTGCCGTTCTTATGCTGTACCCCCTTACCGAAAAGCAAGAATCGTTCTACGGCCAGGACAATCTCGCACCGCAAGATATGGATAAAGTCTGGTTTACAAAACAGCGCATCGGGAATGCTTGTGGTACCATTGGCCTTTTGCACACACTGCTCAACGTCCCCGAGCCGCTACGAATCTTTCCATCTGATTCTTGGTTACACGGATTTTTAGAAGATTGCCCCAATCCACTGGATCCCGTTCGCAAAGCCGAGATTCTCGAACGCGATGCCAAAATTGCCAAGCTCCACGATCAAGCGACTTCGGCGGAAAACAACCAAACTGATCGGGGTAATCTCGACGATCAGCTTGTCACTCATTTTGTGGCACTTGTCAACGTGAATGATCAACTCTACGAACTCGATGGTCGTAAAGAAGCGCCCGTCGCGCACGGACCGACGACATCGGCGACGTTGCTGGCGGACGCCTGTAAAGTCGTGCAGACCTTTATGCAACGGGATCCCGATGAAGTACGGTTTACAATCCTCGCGTTGGCGCCAAAGCAAGAATAG
- a CDS encoding predicted protein yields the protein MSQVACYSVSVAAPWDDLDFETSDSILADVDVDDDDFFIQLDETHESITTSLDLIYDEHEPYLPMHEGTPSYLNDIDDRAVSPAPDQMISFSDSAHRVTPDLTPSHRIEVSRMDELKEQYRRTFKKLAKSMRQSDATRSMIKRQKRLMSPTVYVQSNAAGDDEDFFSSPRCVALEASRRKLFRLIASS from the coding sequence ATGAGCCAAGTCGCTTGCTATTCAGTCTCTGTCGCGGCTCCTTGGGACGACTTGGACTTCGAAACCAGCGATTCGATACTTGCTGATGTTgatgttgacgacgatgattTTTTCATTCAACTCGACGAGACGCATGAATCGATAACGACGTCTTTGGATCTCATTTACGACGAACACGAACCTTATCTCCCTATGCATGAAGGCACTCCTTCATACTTGAACGACATCGATGATCGGGCCGTGTCTCCTGCCCCCGATCAAATGATTTCCTTCAGTGACTCGGCTCATCGTGTGACCCCTGATTTGACGCCAAGTCATCGAATCGAAGTTTCCCGGATGGACGAGCTCAAAGAGCAATACCGACGAACTTTCAAGAAGCTGGCGAAGTCTATGCGTCAATCGGACGCCACTCGCTCCATGATCAAGCGCCAAAAGCGCTTAATGTCTCCCACCGTCTACGTGCAAAGCAATGCTGCtggcgacgatgaagacTTCTTTTCCAGTCCTCGCTGTGTTGCTCTCGAGGCGTCCCGACGAAAACTCTTCCGTCTCATTGCAAGCAGCTGA
- a CDS encoding predicted protein codes for MKTWNDGKTIAIERCVLPLDASLHKGSSGRVGVLGGSARYTGAPYYAAMASLQAGADLAFVFCAQEATLPIKSYSPELMVAPVYSASDFDPVRLVDDMVNEIGDMLPKLHCLVVGPGLGRCPLVMKAVARVLELARSQQLHLVLDADALYMMSLPVYRSSLKGYDRLVLTPNVVEYQRLFPKSEDNNGESMEDASDEELAAATIVRKGAEDRIIVDQRQVMSCGEEGGLKRSGGIGDVLAGTLGTFTSWHAILLDREAVSTEDLPLSCWTACCAVKRATKRAFDDKRRAMTAPDVLHHLGQALDEMTRED; via the exons ATGAAAACTTGGAACGATGGCAAAACGATCGCGATAGAGCGCTGCGTCTTACCCCTCGACGCTAGTCTGCACAAGGGGTCCTCGGGTCGAGTAGGGGTGCTGGGCGGGAGTGCCCGCTACACGGGAGCTCCTTACTACGCCGCAATGGCTAGTTTGCAGGCCGGAGCGGATCTAGCCTTCGTCTTTTGCGCACAAGAAGCGACTCTGCCGATCAAATCGTATTCGCCAGAACTCATGGTGGCACCCGTCTACAGCGCATCCGATTTCGATCCGGTT CGGTTGGTGGATGATATGGTGAATGAAATCGGCGACATGCTTCCCAAGCTGCACTGTCTCGTAGTCGGACCAGGCCTCGGGCGGTGTCCGCTCGTCATGAAAGCAGTGGCTCGCGTTTTGGAATTGGCGCGCTCGCAGCAGCTCCATCTTGTGCTTGATGCCGATGCCTTGTACATGATGAGCTTGCCAGTCTACCGATCCAGTTTGAAAGGTTATGACAGACTAGTCTTGACGCCGAACGTGGTCGAATACCAACGACTGTTTCCCAAAAGTGAAGACAACAACGGTGAATCGATGGAGGATgcgagcgacgaagaactcgCTGCCGCCACGATTGTAAGAAAAGGAGCAGAAGATAGGATAATCGTGGATCAAAGACAGGTCATGTCCTGTGGCGAAGAAGGAGGTCTGAAACGATCGGGTGGGATCGGAGATGTTCTGGCTGGGACATTAGGGACCTTTACCTCCTGGCACGCAATCTTATTGGATAGGGAGGCAGTGAGTACAGAGGATCTCCCTCTATCTTGCTGGACAGCCTGTTGTGCCGTCAAACGGGCAACTAAACGTGCGTTTGACGACAAGCGCCGGGCTATGACGGCTCCCGACGTTTTGCATCATTTGGGGCAGGCCCTGGATGAAATGACTAGAGAGGACTAG